In one Solanum dulcamara chromosome 1, daSolDulc1.2, whole genome shotgun sequence genomic region, the following are encoded:
- the LOC129889296 gene encoding protein LURP-one-related 11-like, with protein sequence MAKIYPETLKNSSSCYVTSTRETFTIWMKSLVFHGNGCTVFNSKGDIVFRVDNYQERNSNEVFLMDLCGQVLFSIKKEKLRLLGRWSGYLSGGFKGKPWFQVRRNWKFTKGDIICNVNLGCDKSIGSCYKIQQTDKNSSFQISNNTGQLVAKVKRKQSSRGFGYGDDVLTLNVEPQIDYSFIVALVTICGLIKNKL encoded by the exons ATGGCCAAAATTTATCCAGAAACACTCAAGAACTCTTCTTCTTGTTATGTGACTTCCACAAGAGAAACATTTACTATATGGATGAAATCCCTAGTGTTCCATGGGAATGGTTGTACTGTCTTTAATTCTAAGGGTGATATTGTTTTCAGAGTTGATAACTACCAAGAAAGAAATAGCAATGAAGTCTTCCTCATGGATCTTTGTGGACAAGTTCTCTTCTCCATTAAAAAAGag AAATTAAGATTACTTGGTCGGTGGAGTGGCTATTTAAGTGGTGGATTTAAAGGGAAGCCATGGTTTCAAGTGAGAAGGAATTGGAAGTTTACAAAAGGAGATATCATTTGTAATGTGAATTTGGGGTGTGACAAATCTATAGGAAGTTGTTACAAGATTCAACAAACTGACAAAAACTCATCATTTCAAATCTCAAATAATACTGGTCAACTTGTTGCAAAG GTAAAACGAAAGCAATCATCAAGAGGATTTGGGTATGGTGATGACGTGTTAACTCTAAATGTGGAACCCCAAATAGATTACTCGTTTATTGTGGCTCTTGTGACAATATGCGGTTTGATTAAAAACAAATTGTAA